One Phocaeicola dorei genomic region harbors:
- a CDS encoding threonine aldolase family protein: MRSFASDNNSSVHPRIMEALMKTNNGHALGYGDDPWTEEATHKVKEQFSRPCEALFVFNGTGSNTMALQMMTRPYHIIFCADTAHIAVDECGAPSKATGCFMRTIPTLDGKLTPELLKPFMVNFGIEHHSQPGAIYLSQCSELGTIYKPEEICALTEFAHRHGLFVHMDGARISNAAAALGMSLDDISGACGVDTLTLGGTKNGLMGAECVMIFNQDLIKEARYARKQACQLASKMRYISCQFTAFLEDNLWLTCAQHANAMAQRLYKELSTIPDIKFTQTVESNQLFFIMPREKENKLQKYYHFYFWNEAIGEMRLVTSFDTEEEDVDKLIACIKAL; the protein is encoded by the coding sequence ATGAGAAGTTTTGCATCTGACAATAATTCAAGTGTACATCCCCGTATCATGGAAGCATTAATGAAGACCAATAACGGACATGCACTTGGCTATGGAGATGACCCGTGGACAGAAGAAGCCACCCACAAAGTGAAAGAACAATTTTCACGTCCATGTGAAGCACTGTTTGTTTTTAATGGCACAGGCAGTAATACTATGGCGTTGCAAATGATGACCCGTCCTTACCATATTATCTTCTGTGCCGACACAGCTCACATTGCTGTAGATGAATGTGGTGCCCCCAGTAAAGCGACTGGCTGTTTCATGCGCACAATTCCTACTCTGGATGGCAAACTGACTCCGGAATTACTAAAACCATTTATGGTTAACTTTGGTATAGAACACCATTCTCAGCCCGGAGCAATTTACCTAAGCCAATGTAGTGAGTTGGGAACAATTTACAAACCAGAAGAAATATGCGCATTGACAGAATTTGCACACCGGCATGGACTGTTTGTGCATATGGACGGCGCCCGTATCTCTAATGCCGCGGCAGCATTGGGAATGAGTCTTGATGATATATCAGGAGCTTGCGGAGTCGACACATTGACTTTGGGAGGAACAAAGAACGGACTGATGGGAGCCGAATGTGTCATGATTTTCAATCAAGATTTGATAAAGGAAGCGCGTTATGCCAGAAAACAAGCCTGCCAATTGGCCAGCAAAATGCGTTATATCTCTTGCCAGTTCACAGCCTTCCTTGAAGATAACCTATGGCTAACATGCGCACAACATGCCAACGCAATGGCGCAACGCTTGTACAAGGAACTTTCCACAATCCCTGATATAAAGTTTACCCAAACGGTGGAAAGCAACCAATTATTCTTCATCATGCCACGTGAAAAAGAAAATAAGCTACAAAAATATTATCATTTCTACTTTTGGAACGAAGCCATAGGAGAAATGAGACTTGTTACCTCTTTCGATACAGAAGAAGAAGATGTAGACAAACTGATAGCTTGCATAAAGGCGCTATAA
- a CDS encoding TonB-dependent receptor: MMKIQMKGISLMIILLMLALTVQAAVLRGTITDKATKEPLIGAAVQLSGTNIGTITDVDGNFELAGLRNGTYKLIISYVSYCTQIVEVTINGMFEIKVELEQDNQQLGEVVVVADAKKNTENAIITQQRTSLVMQTGVSAQQITKTQDKDASEVIRRVSGISIIEEKFVMVRGLSQRYNNVWINNSAVPSSEADARAFSFDIIPSSQLDNMLVVKSPAPEYPADFSGGFILVNTKDVPSSNLFTISVGTSLNDQTHFKKFLYNKGSGTDFLGFDNGFRSLKGGINAVLNPINNGYDLLNNGLNNDWTVKDRRPLADLSMNMNFSRRWVDSSGRTLAMLGTVNYSNSYKTYLDMDNNLFGAYDTTHDCSNYLRKSIDDQYNHNVRIGTMLNFTYVPASGNSRYEFKNIFNQLGKDRYTYRKGTDAQSDYEESAEYYYQSRTTYNGQFTGKHTLGDADKLDWSTGYSYANRNMPDRRRYTTVLNEETNQLEVENLNEINREFSRLDEHILSANINYQHDFSFGIFTPSLKAGAYTEYRAREYNTRFFIYSWKNGLPSAYKVMNVPNELLQEKNYGENGLYLLEQVDWRNNYEGNNLLSAGYVGTNLPLGKLNVYAGVRFEHNRMELVSHTQKNEESPTSVFYTYNDFFPSVNVAYRLNDKQQFRLSYGRTVNRPEFREVSSSVYYDFDLASNVQGNYNLKPAYIDNLDFGYELYPSSGELISVSLFYKRFKNPIEWTYTVSGGTDLIYSYVNAKGADNYGVEVDIRKNLDFIGMRNFSLSLNGALIKSKVKFEPGAKEEDRPMQGQSPYLINAGFFYQHADSGWNAALLYNRIGKRIIGVGRSLGTAGNEVRVPDSYEMPRNAVDLSVSKKIGNLEIKVAVRDLLAEKVSFKQFEETRHGKVEQITRQYKSGRNFNLNINYTF, translated from the coding sequence ATGATGAAAATTCAGATGAAAGGCATTAGCCTTATGATAATTCTTTTGATGCTGGCATTGACCGTACAGGCGGCCGTTTTGCGAGGAACTATAACAGATAAAGCGACTAAAGAGCCACTTATTGGTGCTGCCGTACAGTTAAGTGGTACAAATATAGGAACTATTACTGATGTGGATGGTAATTTTGAACTTGCGGGATTAAGAAATGGAACGTACAAGCTTATTATATCTTATGTGTCTTATTGTACACAGATTGTTGAGGTTACAATAAATGGTATGTTCGAAATAAAAGTAGAACTAGAACAGGATAATCAACAATTAGGAGAAGTTGTGGTTGTAGCGGATGCTAAAAAGAATACGGAGAATGCTATAATTACCCAACAACGTACCAGCTTGGTTATGCAAACGGGAGTTTCTGCCCAGCAGATTACCAAGACGCAAGATAAAGATGCTTCGGAAGTGATTCGCCGTGTGTCGGGTATCAGTATAATTGAGGAGAAATTCGTTATGGTACGTGGGCTTTCACAACGGTATAATAATGTGTGGATTAATAATAGTGCCGTGCCTAGTTCAGAAGCCGATGCGCGTGCTTTCTCTTTCGATATTATTCCATCGTCGCAGTTGGATAATATGTTGGTAGTGAAATCACCTGCACCGGAATATCCAGCTGATTTCAGTGGTGGTTTTATTTTAGTGAATACCAAAGATGTTCCTAGCAGTAATCTGTTTACTATTTCGGTTGGAACTAGTTTAAATGATCAGACTCATTTTAAAAAGTTTCTGTATAATAAAGGAAGTGGCACAGATTTTCTAGGTTTCGATAATGGCTTTCGTAGCTTGAAAGGTGGAATCAATGCTGTGCTTAATCCGATAAATAACGGCTATGATTTATTAAATAATGGGTTGAACAATGACTGGACCGTTAAAGATCGTAGGCCCTTGGCAGATCTTAGCATGAATATGAATTTCAGCCGTCGCTGGGTGGATAGTAGCGGACGTACTTTGGCTATGTTAGGAACAGTGAACTATAGTAATAGCTATAAGACATATCTGGATATGGATAACAATTTGTTTGGTGCTTATGATACGACCCACGACTGTTCTAATTATTTACGTAAAAGTATAGATGACCAATATAATCATAATGTTCGTATAGGAACTATGCTGAATTTTACTTATGTACCTGCCAGTGGTAACAGCCGCTATGAGTTTAAGAATATTTTTAATCAATTAGGGAAAGACCGCTATACTTATCGTAAGGGGACAGATGCACAAAGTGATTATGAAGAGAGCGCGGAATATTATTATCAGAGTCGTACCACTTATAATGGTCAATTTACGGGGAAACATACATTGGGTGATGCCGATAAGTTGGATTGGAGTACTGGATATTCTTATGCCAATCGGAATATGCCAGACCGCCGTCGATATACTACCGTACTCAATGAAGAGACCAATCAGTTGGAAGTAGAGAACTTGAATGAGATTAATCGGGAGTTTTCCCGATTGGATGAACATATTTTGTCGGCTAACATCAATTATCAGCACGATTTTTCTTTCGGGATTTTTACTCCTAGCCTGAAGGCTGGAGCTTACACGGAGTATCGTGCTCGTGAATATAATACCCGTTTTTTTATTTATAGTTGGAAAAATGGTTTGCCGAGTGCTTATAAAGTAATGAATGTCCCTAATGAATTATTACAAGAGAAGAATTATGGGGAGAATGGACTTTATTTATTGGAACAAGTGGATTGGCGCAATAATTACGAAGGCAATAATCTCTTGAGTGCCGGTTATGTAGGGACCAATCTTCCATTGGGCAAATTGAATGTATACGCAGGAGTTCGTTTTGAACATAATAGAATGGAGCTGGTTAGCCATACACAGAAAAACGAGGAAAGCCCCACTAGCGTGTTTTACACGTATAATGACTTTTTCCCGTCTGTAAATGTGGCTTATCGTCTGAATGATAAGCAGCAGTTCCGTTTATCTTATGGACGTACTGTGAATCGTCCGGAATTTCGGGAGGTTTCTTCTTCTGTATATTATGATTTTGATCTTGCCAGTAATGTACAAGGTAATTATAATTTAAAGCCTGCTTATATTGATAATTTAGATTTTGGTTATGAACTTTATCCCAGCAGTGGAGAGCTGATTTCTGTTTCTCTTTTCTATAAAAGGTTTAAAAATCCTATTGAATGGACTTATACTGTATCCGGAGGCACAGACCTTATCTATTCGTATGTCAATGCCAAAGGAGCGGATAATTATGGGGTAGAGGTGGATATCCGCAAAAATCTGGATTTTATAGGTATGCGTAATTTTAGTCTTAGTCTGAACGGGGCCTTAATTAAAAGTAAAGTGAAATTTGAGCCGGGAGCCAAAGAGGAGGACCGTCCGATGCAAGGTCAATCTCCATATTTGATTAATGCCGGTTTTTTCTATCAACATGCCGATAGCGGATGGAATGCTGCATTGCTTTATAACCGTATCGGTAAGCGTATTATTGGTGTAGGCCGTAGTTTGGGAACTGCAGGCAATGAAGTAAGAGTACCCGATTCTTATGAAATGCCCCGTAATGCAGTAGATTTAAGTGTCTCGAAAAAAATCGGTAATCTGGAAATAAA